The window TATATTAATTTATGATCATTAACATATTTAGTTATAAGAAATTTATTTATTGCATTTTACACTAATAAATTTTATTCATTAAAAAAATTATTAGCATGTTCAACAATTTTTAATTCAATATATTTTATTTTATTATTAAATTTAAATAAAACAGCATTTATTATTTTTATTATTATTTATGTAATTAATTATTATATATTAATTAGATTTTTAAATAAATCTAATATTCATAATTTAAATTATTCATTTGTAAATGAATATCAATTTTATACATTTATAATTCTAATAATTAATTATTCTATATTACCAATTTTATTAACTTTTGTAATTAAATGAAATCTAATTAATATAATAGTCTCATTAAAAACTTTTAATTGAATTCTATTCATTATTCTATTTTCAAGAATAATAATAATTTGAAATTACTTAATTATTTTAAAAAATTTATTTATAAAAATAAATTTTTATAAAAATAACTTTATAAATGATAAAAAATACTTTGCTTACAGTTTATTTGCGTTAACACTTATAAGTGCAAATGTTTCAATATTTCTAATATTCAATTTTATATAAATTATTATAACACAAAATTAATCTTTAAATTTGCAATTTAATATTTTTATTTAAACTATAATAATGTGCTTAGTATTAGAAAAACTTTAATTTTCAATTTTTAAATTTACAATTTAACTCTATATTTAGATTTAATACTTTAATCATTATTATATAAGATTTTAAGTTAAATTTAAACTTTTAATCTTCAAAATTAAAAATAAAAATTATTTTTTTAAATCTTAATTATAAAATGATTTATATCAACAAATCATAAAAATATTGGAATTTTATATATTTTATTAGCTTTATGATCAGGAATATTAGGCTCATCAATAAGGTTGATTGTTCGCATAGAATTAAGATCCCCCGGTTCATGAATTAATAATGATCAAATTTATAATACAGTTGTAACAAGACATGCATTCCTAATAATTTTTTTTATAGTTATACCATTCCTAATTGGAGGTTTTGGAAATTGATTAATTCCTTTAATATTAGGATCTCCAGATATAGCATTTCCTCGAATAAATAATATTAGATTCTGATTACTTCCTCCTTCATTATTTATATTATTATTAAGAAATTTATTTTATCCAAGACCAGGAACAGGATGAACAGTTTATCCTCCATTATCTGCATATTTATAT of the Apis cerana mitochondrion, complete genome genome contains:
- the ND2 gene encoding NADH dehydrogenase subunit 2, whose protein sequence is MLFMNFKHNLFIALLLALFILMLNSNNVFIQWVIMEFSTIISISLINIKSPNKIPSLIYYIVSVISSIFLFLFIIMYLSSLDFTKSDQFNFLIQMLFFLKIGIFPFHFWMIYSYEMMNWKQIFLMSTLIKFIPIYMFVSLTYINLWSLTYLVMSNLFIAFYTNKFYSLKKLLACSTIFNSMYFILLLNLNKTAFIIFIIIYVINYYMLISFLNKSNIHNLNYSFVNEYQFYTFMILMINYSMLPILLTFVIKWNLINMMVSLKTFNWILFIILFSSMMMIWNYLIILKNLFMKMNFYKNNFMNDKKYFAYSLFALTLMSANVSMFLMFNFM